The DNA window TGCTCCTAGACCGTAGAGAAATGTTTCAATAAGGGTAAATTGTATTACATTGTGCACAAAGACCAGAGAAAAATGCCACTTAAAACTATCTGACTGATGTAGAGCATTTGAGAATAACCtatgaccccttgaagctctgAGGTAGAAACTGATAAGTGCCTACAACCCACGCACACAGCAGAATCAATTCTTTGATTTCCTTTTCAATTCTTTCATTTCCTGGCAGCTACACTATGTATTGTTGAAGATTACTTGAGGTATGTTCTATGTGGCCTTTGACCTCTACGAATTTCAATAGAGTTCTTGCACATACCAAGCTGGAATAACATTCCAAGTGTGAAGTTCAAAGAACAAGAACTTTTtgaattatcatgtttacaaggttctcAGACTtactgttgacttcaaatgacctttgaccttcacagaaagGACTATGGTTCTTGCACTCAATCaaatggatccacataccaagtatgaagttagtCCACCATGAATTTTTTGAGTTACACTGTTAACAAGCAGgtttcacatacacacacaccatcgcatagattccttagcctccagcaaggaatcaaaaaggaaatttgaaatgaaattgttCCCTGTTTTGAAATTCGAAGAATACCcattttgaaatatatgtaGTATAAGTAGTAGATTAAAAGAGTACTGTGAAGGAtgataattgtatatatataacttctTCATAACCACATCCCCCACCAatccatcaaccccccccccccacttacaAAATACAGTACACAGAGAAAACACTAGCTCTGCTACAGCAACACATATTGAGGGCTCAATAAAATCATGGTAAGACTGCAATTACTTTAAATCATAGTATCATGGTATCAGCACTTACTTTAAATCATAGTAACATAGTATCAGCACTTAGTTTAACGCATAGTATCGGCACTTACTTTAAATCATAGTAACATAGTATCAGCACTTAGTTTAAATCATAGTATCAGCACTTACTTTTAATCATAGTATCAAAGTATCAGCACTTACTTTAAAACATAGTATCAAAGTATCAGCACTTACTTTAAAACAAAGTATCATAGTATCAGCACTTACTTTAAATCATAGTATCAGCACTTGCTTTAAATCATAGTATCAGCACTTAGTTTAAATCATAGTATCAGCACTTACTTTTAATCATAGTATCAAAGTATCAGCACTTAGTTTAAAACATAGTATCAGCACTTACTTTAAATCATAGTATCATAGTATCAGCTGCACGTACTTTAAATCATAGTATCAGCACTTACTTAAAACCATAGTTTCATAGTATCAGCACTTACTTTAAATCATAGTATCAGCTGCACTTACTTTAAATCATAGTATCATAGTATCAGCTTTAAATCAAAGTATCATAGTATCAGCACTTACTTTAAATCATAGTATCAGCACTTACTTTAAATCAAGCTTAAATTATAGTTTTAAATTTCTATCCATTCTCTAACATTAGTGTTCTGGCAACGTTTCCAACATTTCTGTTGGTTCCTCTGATATCCTTGATGACATCTGTGACAATCTTCTTGCCTTGGCTAAACCTTTCTTCTTTGaaatccacattttctttagtGAAGCTGTTATGGAGGCTGAAAGGACCAATATGACCCCAATAAATGCCCAAAGGTTCGGAGATAcgtcaaaaataaaaaattcaagcAGATATACAAACCAGACCTCATTAGTGCGTAGTATCGCCACGAAGACGCTCTTCTCGAGCGAGAGGCTGTACGTGATCAAAATCTGTGACAAGCAATTCAAAATGCCCATGCCTACCAATGCAATCCTCATCCAACCACACTTTGGGATCGACCATGCATTGATTGCTGTAGCAAACAGTGCAGTGCCGAGTGAAGCAATAGTTGCATAGTATAGAACGATTTTGATGGAATTGACACGGAGTTGGCCCAGTTTGGAGATTGTGACGGTCGTAATGGAAATACAGACACAAGCGAGGAAGCTAAACATGGCACCGACGAACTGATCAGAGACATCGCCGCCATCCTCTCCACCCCCGAACAAAAATGGCGGTTGAGATATTAGAAGCACGCCACCGATGACCACACCTACCAACAGACCGTCGATAATTCCAAACGCTTCCTTGAGAAAAACTCTTCCAAAGACGCCGACTAACACCGGACTGCCGTAAAGGATGGCGGTTGCATCTCCAGCGCGGGTGAGGTACAAGGCGTAAAACATAGATGTCAGCGCTACCATACCCAACAGACTCCGAGACACCAACAGGAGCAAGACCTTGGGGGACTCTGGTCGCGGAGATATCCCTCGATATGTCATGAGAGGAACTGGAAGGGCTAGTTGCAGGAAGAATCTAAGAAAGGAGACCTCCATCGCATGAACGTCATCCTTAACGACTTTGACAATTATGTAATGAAAGGAGGATAATAGTGATGCTATTAAGACAAACAGAACCCCTCTGTGTCTGTAGATTCTCGTCCTTAAGGTCGGTGGGATTTCAACATCGTGTGATTCTCCGAGTACCGAGTCCGGACCCGTTAGCTGCGACTGCTGCCTATCGCCAGGCTGATCCGCAAAAGATATCCTCTTGCTACGTTGTCTGTGGTCCAGCATCTTATCATGATGGTATCCTTACCCCAGGATGTTCAGGAGGAAAAAAGCTGTGgagcaaaagaaagtttttccAATTCCAAATTGAGGAGATTTGAATTATTTCATGGCAgctatcatatattttttaaggtatGAATATCAAGTCAATTGCCAGTAATTTCCCTAACTCGAGTCGAGTCACTGTATTATCTCCATATGGCAAACGTTGTCGACCGGCTCACTAAAAAAAAACGACTAGTTTATACCAGAACAAACTATTGAACAGACATATGAGAGAGATCAATGTAACACTAATGGTactagaaaaaaagaagattaaaaTAGAAACCGatattaacttacttttaaGCTAGAGGAGAGCAAACAATCATTGAGGTCGAGAGAATCTTGAAAGAGTAATCAAACTGCGCCTTACATTCCGTCTCTTCTGCTACTGAAAATGACAGATCTGTTAACTTCCCTGCTTCTCTACTTATAGTTCAGTAAATTCTAAACTATCCAGCTCAGGTGCCAATTACATGTAACGCGTAATGAGCCTTGTATTCTATCTAACTCTCCTGTACATGTAGCTGCAGCATGATTAGTTTTCAAAACGATAAATTTATGCACCGCAAAATTAGTTTTGACATTGAACAAGAGCCCAACGGGcgctatggttccttgcttagtggaatattgaagtgttgtatgtcatcacccaatatcaaaatatttatgcccacatgtactgtacaagcaATTAACCAACATCTGTTAATTGCAAATTTGGATATTATCTGATTTAAGGTTATGGAGTTATTGCAAGTTTAACATTTTCGTGCCTCCCAGGCTCCCAAAGACATTAGCCCTGATAAAATGTTAAACCTCCAAATATTGAGTGGCAAAACATGTGGGTCCAAgtggtcacaaaaatattgagCCCCACAAATTTGGGCCCAAAGAATGTCTCCTAAAATGCAATTAAGGTGTAAAAAATTTGGGCCCAACCGGCCGGAATTTGCTTGGGCCCAGATGGCCTACGTGTACCAACTATAAACCAACAACTGTACAACCAAGTTTGGCTACACTCCGACTTaaggttgcagagttattgcaatttaaaaaaatgtgggCCCCACAAAGTCGTGctcaaagaatgtgtcccaaaatgcgattgaggtggaaataaaatatgccccccccccca is part of the Apostichopus japonicus isolate 1M-3 chromosome 22, ASM3797524v1, whole genome shotgun sequence genome and encodes:
- the LOC139964348 gene encoding solute carrier family 35 member G1-like isoform X1 — encoded protein: MLDHRQRSKRISFADQPGDRQQSQLTGPDSVLGESHDVEIPPTLRTRIYRHRGVLFVLIASLLSSFHYIIVKVVKDDVHAMEVSFLRFFLQLALPVPLMTYRGISPRPESPKVLLLLVSRSLLGMVALTSMFYALYLTRAGDATAILYGSPVLVGVFGRVFLKEAFGIIDGLLVGVVIGGVLLISQPPFLFGGGEDGGDVSDQFVGAMFSFLACVCISITTVTISKLGQLRVNSIKIVLYYATIASLGTALFATAINAWSIPKCGWMRIALVGMGILNCLSQILITYSLSLEKSVFVAILRTNEVWFVYLLEFFIFDVSPNLWAFIGVILVLSASITASLKKMWISKKKGLAKARRLSQMSSRISEEPTEMLETLPEH